The following proteins are co-located in the Terriglobia bacterium genome:
- a CDS encoding sugar phosphate isomerase/epimerase, with amino-acid sequence MRKDLSRRDFLTTASSLATVACTSSSSFAKGPAPGPRTLRLGGPIFLKSDDPAELAEEHRRLGYRAAYAPEVGINDANRIKAILKEFAARDVALAEVGAWVNMLDPDPGKRRHNLSYVQERLALAEMLGARCCVDIAGSFNPSQWDGPDPGNITDEFIDATVENCRHVIDSVKPTRTRFSIEMMPFTFPTGPDDYLRLIRQVDRKGFAVHLDVCNVINSPDRMYRNNAVIEECFRKLGPWIVSCHAKDLDWKRYSQVCLLEVVPGRGKIDYHAYLRGISRLAVDAPLMLEHLKAPEEYDEGRRYIQRVARDMGLSFGPEGT; translated from the coding sequence ATGAGGAAAGATTTATCCCGACGCGATTTTCTTACTACTGCAAGTAGCCTTGCAACTGTAGCGTGTACAAGTTCTAGTTCGTTTGCCAAGGGCCCAGCGCCGGGCCCCCGCACCCTGCGGCTCGGGGGTCCTATTTTTCTGAAATCGGATGACCCTGCTGAGCTTGCCGAGGAGCATCGGCGGCTGGGGTATCGTGCCGCCTACGCTCCCGAGGTTGGAATAAATGACGCGAACAGGATTAAAGCGATTCTCAAAGAATTTGCTGCCCGCGATGTGGCACTTGCAGAGGTTGGGGCATGGGTTAACATGCTCGATCCCGATCCAGGGAAGCGGCGCCACAACCTTTCGTACGTGCAAGAGCGGCTGGCGCTGGCGGAAATGCTGGGCGCCCGATGTTGCGTTGACATTGCGGGTTCTTTCAATCCCAGTCAGTGGGACGGTCCCGATCCAGGAAACATCACTGACGAGTTCATCGATGCCACGGTGGAGAATTGCCGGCATGTCATCGACTCCGTTAAACCCACTCGCACCAGATTTTCAATCGAAATGATGCCTTTCACTTTCCCCACCGGACCGGATGACTACTTAAGGCTGATCCGGCAAGTGGACCGGAAAGGCTTCGCGGTCCATCTGGACGTATGCAACGTTATCAATAGCCCGGACCGAATGTACCGCAACAACGCGGTCATCGAGGAGTGCTTCCGCAAGCTTGGCCCCTGGATTGTTTCCTGCCACGCCAAAGACCTGGACTGGAAACGCTATTCCCAGGTGTGCTTGCTCGAAGTTGTTCCGGGCCGCGGGAAGATTGATTACCATGCCTATCTGCGGGGCATTTCGAGGCTTGCCGTCGACGCCCCGCTCATGCTTGAGCACTTGA